The following proteins are encoded in a genomic region of Phycisphaera sp.:
- a CDS encoding prepilin-type N-terminal cleavage/methylation domain-containing protein — protein sequence MLRRQGGRSGFTLIELLVVIAIIALLIGILLPALGQARGVARQVKGASNLRSIVQSINVYANEYKDAIVGSPDTSGYDASFGIYNGIAMQTWDWMGPLAHMNGRNGPGEGVRIEGRTREGEQYRSERFDWYRQNVDEYICPANRFQSTPFGGSSLWTTGRMIGYNMSTQFTTTTKPPREGGTSPRLNDRGNYKPYIYNVGTLFQKVAVFEGHRYASGRTKPDFDYAIGERDGSGGWYGGAFGGTGAWFNENRELDRSAAPGESGRRLHVRDPNTYPDLRRVAFRHGTQTDPERVAATQVLGHLAFFDGHVKLMTDGEATNPDFWFPTGTKVGDPTSFWEYAKEKWPSKAQDVSRRNPYIVP from the coding sequence ATGCTTCGAAGGCAAGGCGGGCGGTCGGGCTTCACACTGATTGAGCTGCTGGTGGTCATCGCCATCATCGCGTTGCTCATCGGCATTCTGCTGCCCGCGCTGGGCCAGGCCCGCGGCGTGGCGCGGCAGGTGAAGGGCGCGAGCAACCTGCGTTCGATCGTCCAGAGCATCAATGTCTACGCCAACGAGTACAAGGACGCCATCGTCGGCAGCCCCGACACGAGCGGCTACGACGCCAGCTTCGGCATCTACAACGGCATCGCCATGCAGACCTGGGACTGGATGGGCCCGCTGGCGCACATGAACGGCCGCAATGGGCCCGGCGAGGGGGTCCGCATCGAGGGGCGCACGCGCGAGGGCGAGCAGTACCGCTCCGAGCGGTTCGATTGGTACCGCCAAAACGTGGACGAGTACATCTGCCCGGCAAACCGATTCCAGTCCACGCCGTTCGGAGGTTCCTCGCTCTGGACCACCGGTCGGATGATCGGCTACAACATGAGCACGCAGTTCACGACGACCACCAAGCCGCCGCGCGAGGGCGGCACGTCGCCGCGGTTGAACGATCGCGGGAACTACAAGCCGTACATCTACAACGTTGGCACGCTGTTCCAGAAGGTCGCCGTGTTCGAGGGACACCGGTACGCCTCCGGACGCACCAAGCCCGACTTCGATTATGCGATCGGCGAGCGCGACGGCAGTGGCGGCTGGTACGGCGGCGCGTTCGGGGGCACGGGCGCGTGGTTCAACGAGAACCGCGAGCTCGATCGCTCGGCTGCACCCGGTGAGAGTGGGAGGCGTCTGCATGTGCGGGATCCGAATACGTATCCCGACCTGCGCCGCGTTGCCTTCCGGCATGGCACGCAGACCGACCCAGAGCGTGTGGCCGCCACGCAGGTGCTGGGGCATCTGGCGTTCTTCGACGGCCACGTGAAGCTTATGACCGACGGCGAGGCCACCAACCCCGACTTCTGGTTCCCCACCGGCACGAAGGTCGGCGACCCCACCAGCTTCTGGGAGTACGCGAAAGAAAAGTGGCCCAGCAAGGCGCAGGACGTGTCGCGCCGGAATCCCTACATTGTGCCCTGA
- the ispH gene encoding 4-hydroxy-3-methylbut-2-enyl diphosphate reductase — protein MKLILPNPRGFCAGVSMAIDVVDQVLDLCPGQPVYVYHDIVHNTHVVGRFKARGVRFIEDVDLVPDGAIVVFSAHGIPPRVRQKALDRGLRVIDATCPLVTKVHNEAIRYARLGYQILLVGHKNHQEIIGTSGEAPGATQVVEMPEDIPHLRIEDPTKLVYLTQTTLSTDDAAVIIDALKAAFPDIKAPPSEDICYATTNRQHAVRTLAPTCDLTLVVGSTNSSNSKRLTEISATAGTPGKLIDDASHIDHAWFASPDDTVLITAGASAPEDLVSEVCRTLLERYGGEIHACDVFEEDVYFAPPAGLKQMMRERGIDPKSRAIRVTKPEVTESEYGSVALTISAPGGIA, from the coding sequence GTGAAGCTCATCCTCCCGAACCCCCGTGGCTTCTGCGCGGGCGTCAGCATGGCCATCGACGTCGTCGACCAGGTGCTCGACCTGTGCCCGGGCCAGCCCGTCTACGTCTACCACGACATCGTCCACAACACCCACGTCGTGGGTCGCTTCAAGGCCCGGGGTGTCCGATTCATCGAGGACGTCGATCTGGTGCCCGACGGCGCCATCGTGGTCTTCAGCGCCCACGGCATCCCCCCGCGGGTCCGCCAGAAGGCCCTCGATCGCGGCCTGCGGGTTATCGACGCCACGTGCCCGCTGGTCACCAAGGTCCACAACGAGGCTATCCGGTATGCCCGCCTGGGCTACCAGATCCTGCTCGTGGGCCACAAGAACCACCAGGAGATCATCGGCACCAGCGGCGAGGCCCCGGGCGCCACCCAGGTCGTCGAGATGCCTGAGGACATCCCCCACCTCCGCATCGAAGACCCTACCAAGTTGGTCTACCTGACCCAGACCACGCTGAGCACCGACGACGCGGCCGTCATCATCGACGCGCTCAAGGCGGCCTTTCCCGACATCAAGGCCCCGCCCAGCGAGGACATCTGCTACGCCACCACCAACCGCCAGCACGCCGTGCGCACGCTCGCGCCCACGTGCGATCTCACGCTGGTCGTGGGCTCGACCAACAGCAGCAACAGCAAACGCCTGACCGAGATCAGCGCGACCGCCGGCACGCCCGGCAAGCTCATCGACGACGCGAGCCACATCGACCACGCGTGGTTCGCGTCACCCGATGACACGGTTCTGATCACCGCCGGCGCGAGCGCGCCCGAGGACCTTGTGTCTGAGGTCTGCCGGACGCTGCTGGAACGCTACGGCGGCGAGATCCACGCCTGCGACGTGTTCGAAGAAGACGTCTACTTCGCGCCCCCCGCCGGCCTCAAGCAAATGATGCGCGAGCGGGGCATCGACCCCAAGAGCCGGGCGATTCGCGTGACCAAGCCGGAGGTCACCGAGTCGGAATACGGCAGTGTTGCGCTGACCATCAGCGCGCCCGGAGGCATCGCGTAA
- a CDS encoding DUF1559 domain-containing protein, which produces MARRAFTLIEVLVITAIVGTLVGVLLPALSGARDAARGAVCSSNVRQFGVAWTMYAGDHDGLAMPLAYTDPADTGGGDSVYWWGADGSASGSLDHSRGLLSSYLDAKPGEIGPFACPAQRPGTYAHQGATQAPTSTYGYNGYYLSPAYTPGWSYEIGHRPHQRLSGIADPASLLVFADTLISRGPMVLPASNALLDPPMLYAGAGPDGARWRRNGFPTTCFRHGGLGAGASCMAVHADGSARGYRAEAGWLTQPARGIGSVGIHNGPRYIPDWRVWR; this is translated from the coding sequence ATGGCCCGCCGCGCGTTCACGCTCATTGAGGTGCTGGTGATCACCGCAATCGTGGGCACGCTCGTCGGCGTGTTACTGCCGGCGCTCTCGGGCGCGCGCGACGCGGCCCGTGGGGCGGTGTGCTCGAGCAACGTGCGCCAGTTCGGCGTCGCATGGACGATGTACGCCGGCGACCATGACGGGCTGGCGATGCCGCTGGCGTATACCGACCCAGCCGACACCGGTGGGGGCGACAGCGTCTACTGGTGGGGTGCCGACGGGTCGGCCAGCGGCTCGCTCGATCATTCTCGCGGGTTGTTGTCGTCCTATCTCGACGCCAAGCCGGGAGAGATCGGCCCGTTCGCCTGCCCCGCGCAACGGCCGGGCACGTACGCCCACCAGGGTGCGACCCAAGCCCCAACCAGCACCTACGGCTACAACGGTTATTACCTCAGCCCCGCGTACACGCCCGGCTGGTCGTACGAGATTGGCCACCGGCCGCACCAGCGGCTGAGCGGCATCGCCGATCCGGCGAGCCTGCTCGTGTTTGCCGACACGCTCATCAGCCGCGGGCCCATGGTCCTGCCCGCCAGCAACGCCCTGCTCGATCCGCCGATGCTCTACGCGGGGGCGGGGCCAGATGGTGCCCGCTGGCGACGCAACGGCTTTCCCACCACCTGCTTTCGGCACGGCGGGCTGGGGGCTGGAGCCAGTTGCATGGCCGTCCACGCCGACGGCAGCGCACGAGGCTATCGGGCCGAGGCGGGCTGGCTCACGCAGCCGGCGCGGGGGATCGGATCGGTCGGCATCCACAATGGCCCTCGCTATATACCCGACTGGCGGGTATGGAGGTGA
- a CDS encoding PQQ-binding-like beta-propeller repeat protein: MRSAAVILVTAMRAIAQDAWTHAAATPHRVSIADTAVLPELSTEAWLYDAGGVFEAIPQVSPVISSDGVVVVLGLLDGHANAIALEAGTGEELWRAPVDAPVLLSWSSPALEGVRGGGFVIVTTGSSAVALDLGNGAELWRAALGQPVVNASPAIDADNGVVRLTTYDPFGGGARLLMLDAADGEVIDEVTIGSASGATPAVDGPRVFVALADGSIKAFEHDTEAWTASNPIGFFGGIAYEGGSLFAASYAFSGGRDNSNMVKLDAATGDELWAIACERTDATPIPLGDGRVVLSAGLEGFGSLPTIQLFNDRATTAERVWDLATETWDDLNADGRIDPGEYLALGGWDHQPAAIRTPDGVALLVGAPDGGLALVDLDAHPAGAEFVHARTDLGGGSPAIAQGIAVSMWGDHVVAFALDPTCFADFDGDGSLTIFDFLAFQNAFDAGDLAADCDGDGTPTIFDFLCFQNAFDAGCA; encoded by the coding sequence ATGCGTAGTGCTGCCGTCATTCTCGTGACCGCGATGCGGGCGATCGCGCAGGACGCCTGGACGCACGCCGCCGCCACGCCCCATCGCGTGTCGATTGCCGATACTGCGGTACTTCCTGAGCTCAGCACGGAGGCATGGCTTTACGACGCCGGCGGCGTATTCGAAGCGATCCCGCAGGTGTCGCCGGTGATCTCGAGTGACGGCGTGGTCGTGGTGCTGGGCTTGCTGGATGGGCACGCCAACGCGATCGCGCTCGAAGCTGGCACCGGCGAAGAACTGTGGCGTGCCCCGGTTGATGCTCCGGTGCTGCTCTCGTGGTCGAGCCCGGCCCTCGAAGGCGTGCGTGGTGGCGGATTCGTCATCGTCACCACGGGCTCTTCGGCTGTGGCACTCGACCTGGGCAACGGCGCAGAACTGTGGCGAGCTGCGCTGGGCCAGCCGGTGGTCAACGCGTCGCCGGCTATCGACGCCGACAATGGTGTCGTACGGTTGACCACGTACGATCCGTTCGGCGGCGGGGCAAGGCTGCTGATGCTCGACGCGGCCGATGGCGAGGTGATCGACGAGGTGACGATCGGGTCGGCATCCGGTGCCACGCCCGCCGTGGACGGCCCGCGCGTGTTCGTGGCGCTGGCCGACGGCTCGATCAAGGCCTTCGAGCACGACACCGAGGCGTGGACGGCCAGCAACCCGATCGGCTTCTTCGGCGGGATCGCGTACGAGGGCGGCTCGCTGTTCGCGGCCAGCTACGCCTTCAGCGGTGGGCGCGACAATAGCAACATGGTCAAGCTCGACGCGGCGACCGGCGACGAGTTGTGGGCGATCGCCTGCGAGCGCACCGATGCCACGCCGATTCCACTGGGCGATGGCCGGGTTGTGCTGTCCGCGGGACTGGAGGGGTTCGGTTCGCTGCCCACGATCCAGCTCTTCAACGATCGGGCCACTACCGCCGAGCGGGTTTGGGACCTGGCCACGGAGACCTGGGACGACCTCAACGCCGATGGCCGCATCGATCCCGGCGAGTATCTCGCGCTGGGTGGCTGGGACCACCAGCCCGCGGCGATCCGCACACCCGATGGGGTCGCGCTGCTCGTGGGCGCGCCCGACGGCGGGCTCGCACTCGTTGATCTCGACGCCCACCCGGCCGGCGCCGAGTTCGTTCACGCGCGGACGGACCTCGGAGGAGGTTCGCCCGCGATCGCCCAGGGTATCGCGGTCAGCATGTGGGGCGACCATGTCGTGGCCTTCGCTCTCGACCCGACTTGCTTCGCCGATTTTGATGGCGACGGCTCGCTGACGATCTTCGATTTCCTGGCGTTCCAGAACGCGTTCGATGCCGGCGATCTTGCGGCGGACTGTGATGGCGACGGGACACCGACGATCTTCGATTTCCTGTGCTTCCAGAACGCCTTCGACGCGGGGTGTGCTTGA
- the hflX gene encoding GTPase HflX, with translation MPPSKERTSIEVRAERAVLAAARLPESTYDPADPFGELRALAEQAGAVVVGELEQRMQRPQSGTYLGKGKVEELKDLCEALGATTIIFDHDLSPAQISAIERTTERKVLDRSELILDIFASRATTHEAKLQVELAQLEYTYPRLRAMWDHLERIVGSGGIGGVGTRGPGEQQLEIDRRLVQRRRLELERELERVQGRKRRAVRQRNAERFTVGLVGYTNAGKSTLFNTLTEGGAYADDRVFATLMTRTRAWDLGGGLEIMLSDTVGFVRDLPHRLIASFRATLEEATHADVLIVVLDVADPACELQYQTVMKTLDDLDVETAKAEEGESWSPPARVIVLNKIDRLQDNRELLVWQQRLPDAIALCSLPPKEGQDRPGQEKLARRIQRLAEGDVRNLTLRVELSNPKAINLIETQATVHDREYEDGTLVVKAEMSDRLLRQLRSLGVDTPELGQVQRAGWKGV, from the coding sequence ATGCCTCCAAGCAAAGAACGAACCTCCATCGAAGTCCGCGCCGAGCGTGCGGTGCTGGCCGCCGCGCGATTGCCCGAGTCGACCTACGACCCGGCCGACCCGTTCGGCGAGCTTCGCGCCCTGGCCGAGCAGGCTGGTGCGGTCGTCGTGGGCGAGCTCGAGCAGCGGATGCAGCGACCGCAATCGGGAACGTACTTAGGCAAGGGCAAGGTTGAGGAGCTGAAGGACCTGTGCGAGGCGCTCGGCGCAACCACGATCATCTTCGATCACGACCTGAGCCCCGCGCAGATCTCGGCCATCGAGCGGACCACCGAACGCAAGGTGCTCGATCGTTCGGAGTTGATCCTGGACATCTTCGCCAGTCGCGCGACGACGCACGAGGCCAAGCTGCAGGTCGAACTGGCCCAGTTGGAGTACACCTACCCGCGCCTGCGCGCGATGTGGGACCACCTGGAGCGCATTGTCGGCAGCGGAGGAATCGGCGGCGTCGGCACGCGCGGGCCGGGCGAGCAGCAGCTGGAGATCGACCGCCGATTGGTGCAGCGGCGCAGGCTCGAACTGGAGCGAGAACTGGAGCGCGTGCAGGGCCGCAAGCGCCGTGCGGTCCGCCAGCGTAATGCCGAGCGGTTCACCGTGGGGTTGGTGGGCTATACCAACGCCGGCAAGAGCACGTTGTTCAATACGCTCACCGAGGGCGGGGCCTACGCCGACGATCGCGTGTTCGCCACGCTCATGACGCGCACCCGCGCGTGGGACCTGGGCGGCGGGCTGGAGATCATGCTGAGCGATACGGTCGGCTTCGTGCGCGATCTGCCCCACCGGCTGATCGCGTCGTTCCGGGCCACGCTCGAAGAAGCGACGCACGCGGACGTGCTGATCGTCGTGCTGGACGTGGCCGACCCCGCGTGCGAGTTGCAGTACCAGACCGTCATGAAGACGCTCGACGATCTCGATGTTGAGACCGCCAAGGCCGAAGAGGGCGAGAGCTGGTCGCCGCCCGCGCGTGTGATCGTGCTGAACAAGATCGATCGCTTGCAGGATAACCGCGAACTGCTCGTGTGGCAGCAGCGGTTGCCCGACGCGATCGCGTTATGCTCGCTACCTCCGAAAGAAGGCCAGGACCGTCCGGGCCAGGAGAAGCTGGCGCGACGCATCCAGCGGCTGGCCGAGGGCGACGTGCGCAATCTAACGCTGCGCGTGGAGCTGAGTAATCCCAAAGCGATCAACCTGATCGAGACGCAGGCCACGGTCCATGATCGCGAGTATGAGGACGGCACGCTGGTGGTGAAGGCCGAGATGAGCGATCGGCTGCTCAGGCAGTTGCGGTCGCTGGGCGTGGATACGCCCGAACTTGGCCAGGTCCAGCGGGCGGGGTGGAAGGGCGTTTAA
- a CDS encoding S41 family peptidase encodes MTVHEVYEHRQGQRGRRMAIVAKEKPDDTKSGGPLWGPGRFLLVVALLVAVSASLLVLRERLLGLGRFAQAAAVLQIIQDEYVQETDADELGQAAIAGMLNHLGDPNSIYVPPAVAEQFNRMVMGSDFVGIGVQVQRRDGLVTVTTPMAGTPAARAGVMPGDRIVAVDGVDTRELDTEEVTTLIAGPKGGSVALTIERDGEEIDFEIVRGDIRAESVKGLRRLDTEGTWNHALDSELGIGYIRITQFVGGSAIHTFEAIERAKEQLGGMDALVLDLRSNPGGIIGEAVGVADLFIPGGPVVRTENRAGDSATLDAAEGVAFEGPIVVLIDGVSASGSEIVAGAMVEQLDNAKALGTRTFGKASVQTVYGLPDGGTLKLTEAHYLLPSGRNLQRVPGSSEWGVDPSPGMHVALGDGDDLRLTELFARLDTVGGEDGNGDIPAGTWESADALLAAINDPQLAAAHQALAGVLASGDWPRVGGDPITGERALRIEQLERTIERMDAERTRMLDEIRELESEIEPPIPSDS; translated from the coding sequence GTGACGGTGCATGAAGTCTACGAGCACCGACAAGGCCAGCGGGGCCGCCGCATGGCGATAGTTGCGAAAGAGAAGCCCGACGACACCAAGTCGGGCGGGCCGCTCTGGGGCCCGGGCCGCTTCCTGCTGGTCGTCGCCCTGCTGGTAGCCGTCTCGGCCTCGTTGCTGGTGCTGCGTGAGCGGCTGCTGGGCCTCGGCCGCTTCGCCCAGGCCGCCGCGGTCCTCCAGATCATCCAGGACGAGTACGTCCAGGAGACCGACGCCGACGAGTTGGGCCAGGCCGCCATCGCGGGCATGCTGAACCATCTGGGCGACCCCAACAGCATCTACGTGCCCCCCGCCGTCGCCGAACAATTCAACCGCATGGTCATGGGGTCAGACTTCGTCGGCATCGGCGTGCAAGTGCAACGCCGCGACGGGCTCGTGACCGTCACCACGCCCATGGCCGGCACACCCGCCGCCCGCGCGGGTGTCATGCCGGGCGATCGAATTGTCGCCGTCGACGGCGTCGACACCCGTGAACTCGACACCGAGGAGGTCACAACGCTGATCGCCGGACCCAAGGGCGGCAGCGTCGCGCTCACCATCGAGCGCGACGGCGAAGAGATCGACTTCGAGATCGTCCGCGGCGACATCCGGGCCGAATCGGTCAAGGGGCTTCGGCGCCTGGACACCGAGGGAACCTGGAACCACGCGCTCGACTCGGAGCTGGGCATCGGCTACATCCGCATTACCCAGTTCGTCGGCGGCTCGGCGATACATACGTTCGAGGCCATCGAGCGCGCCAAGGAACAACTGGGTGGCATGGACGCGCTCGTCCTCGATCTGCGATCCAACCCCGGCGGCATCATCGGCGAGGCCGTGGGCGTGGCCGACCTGTTCATCCCCGGCGGCCCGGTCGTGCGCACCGAGAACCGCGCGGGAGACTCGGCCACCCTCGACGCCGCGGAGGGCGTGGCCTTCGAGGGCCCCATCGTCGTGCTCATCGACGGCGTGAGCGCCTCGGGTTCGGAGATTGTCGCGGGCGCGATGGTCGAGCAATTGGACAATGCCAAAGCGCTCGGCACGCGAACCTTCGGCAAGGCGAGCGTCCAAACCGTCTACGGCCTGCCCGACGGCGGCACGCTGAAGCTCACCGAGGCCCACTACCTGCTGCCCAGCGGCCGCAACCTCCAACGCGTGCCCGGATCCAGCGAGTGGGGCGTGGACCCGAGCCCGGGCATGCACGTCGCGCTCGGCGACGGAGACGACCTCCGTCTGACCGAACTGTTCGCGAGGCTCGACACCGTTGGTGGTGAGGACGGAAACGGCGACATCCCCGCCGGAACATGGGAATCGGCCGATGCCCTGTTGGCAGCAATCAACGACCCCCAACTCGCCGCGGCGCATCAAGCCCTCGCTGGCGTACTCGCCTCGGGCGACTGGCCCCGCGTGGGCGGCGACCCCATCACCGGCGAACGCGCTCTGCGCATCGAGCAACTCGAACGCACCATCGAGCGCATGGACGCCGAGCGGACCCGCATGCTCGACGAGATCCGCGAGCTCGAGTCCGAAATCGAACCGCCCATCCCAAGTGATTCCTGA
- the tsaD gene encoding tRNA (adenosine(37)-N6)-threonylcarbamoyltransferase complex transferase subunit TsaD, giving the protein MLTLGFETSCDETACAIVRDGRTVLSNAIATQTELHEGYGGVVPEIAGRAHVERIIPVMRRAVADAGVSLKDIDAIAVGHRPGLIGSLLVGVSAAKAAALALDVPLMGVDHVQAHLVAGTLDTEADPPMPALGLVVSGGHTAMYHMPSLIEAQRLGSTRDDAVGEAYDKAATILGLQYPGGPRLDALAQDPTADAHAVQLPVSKLEDGSLDFSFSGLKTAMLYAVKGVPVRKGRPGPPPPPPLTEERVRDLAASFQRAACHAIMLKMGRALEALADSGIECRSILAGGGVTANSRLRKELTSLADERNLELRLPKMEYCLDNAAMIAALGGRRLMAGLHDDLTLRAHPSSDIPAFTAL; this is encoded by the coding sequence ATGCTGACGCTCGGCTTCGAGACCTCGTGCGACGAGACGGCCTGCGCCATCGTGCGGGACGGCCGCACCGTGCTCAGCAACGCCATCGCCACCCAGACCGAACTGCACGAGGGCTACGGCGGCGTCGTGCCCGAGATCGCGGGGCGCGCCCACGTCGAACGCATCATCCCCGTCATGCGCAGGGCCGTCGCCGACGCGGGCGTGTCGCTCAAGGACATCGACGCCATCGCCGTCGGCCATCGCCCGGGGCTCATCGGCAGCCTTCTCGTGGGCGTGAGCGCCGCCAAGGCCGCGGCCCTCGCGCTGGACGTCCCGCTCATGGGCGTCGACCATGTGCAGGCCCACCTCGTTGCCGGCACGCTCGACACCGAAGCCGACCCGCCCATGCCCGCGCTCGGCCTGGTCGTCAGCGGCGGGCACACCGCGATGTACCACATGCCCAGCCTCATCGAGGCCCAGCGCCTCGGCTCCACGCGCGACGACGCCGTGGGCGAGGCCTACGACAAGGCCGCCACCATCCTGGGCCTGCAGTACCCCGGTGGCCCACGCCTCGACGCCCTCGCCCAAGATCCCACGGCCGATGCCCACGCCGTCCAGCTCCCAGTGAGCAAGCTCGAAGACGGCTCGCTCGACTTCTCCTTCAGCGGCCTGAAGACGGCCATGCTCTACGCCGTCAAGGGCGTGCCCGTGCGCAAGGGCCGGCCCGGGCCGCCACCACCGCCACCGCTCACCGAAGAGCGCGTGCGTGACCTCGCCGCCAGCTTCCAGCGTGCCGCGTGCCACGCCATCATGCTCAAGATGGGTCGCGCCCTCGAAGCGCTCGCCGACAGCGGCATCGAGTGCAGGAGCATCCTCGCCGGCGGCGGGGTCACGGCCAACAGCCGATTACGCAAGGAACTCACGTCACTGGCCGACGAACGGAACTTGGAACTCCGACTGCCCAAGATGGAATACTGCCTCGACAACGCCGCCATGATCGCCGCGCTCGGCGGCCGCCGCCTCATGGCCGGCCTGCACGACGATCTTACGTTGCGGGCCCACCCCTCGAGCGACATCCCCGCCTTCACAGCGCTATGA
- a CDS encoding peptide chain release factor-like protein translates to MTDPFDQPARVTRPLHPAGEADADILTHCTLDRGRVGGPGGQHRNKVETAVTLTHTPTGLSAQAAERRSPKDNERMALRRLRLALATHVRLPVPDGDVRSDLWIQRTRGGKVAVNPSHRDFPTMLAEAMDMLWAARMDVRRAATRLGISATQLVRLIAKHPAALAEMNEQRTERKLRPLHP, encoded by the coding sequence ATGACCGACCCTTTCGACCAACCCGCACGCGTCACCCGCCCGCTCCACCCCGCCGGCGAGGCCGACGCCGACATCCTGACCCACTGCACGCTCGACCGCGGCCGCGTGGGCGGGCCCGGCGGCCAGCACCGCAACAAGGTCGAGACCGCCGTCACGCTCACGCACACCCCCACCGGCCTAAGCGCCCAGGCCGCCGAGCGCCGCAGCCCCAAGGACAACGAGCGCATGGCCCTACGCCGCCTGCGCCTCGCCCTGGCCACGCACGTCCGCCTGCCCGTGCCCGACGGCGACGTCCGCAGCGACCTGTGGATCCAGCGCACACGCGGCGGCAAGGTGGCCGTCAACCCCAGCCACCGCGACTTTCCCACGATGCTGGCCGAGGCGATGGACATGCTCTGGGCCGCGCGCATGGATGTCAGGAGGGCCGCCACGCGCCTGGGCATCAGCGCGACCCAGCTCGTCCGACTGATCGCCAAGCACCCGGCGGCGCTGGCCGAGATGAACGAGCAGCGGACGGAGCGCAAGCTCCGTCCGCTGCATCCATGA
- a CDS encoding FG-GAP repeat protein has product MNDRHLLVGDATDYTLCGDPFCPNGYAYAYERDADGEWVFTQRIEPSDLGWNYGFGRAIALDGDRAIITRTFGPDCGGVPYLFEYDGERWVETGQLCPPPLSGVDGSGVELRGNMAVVRTLSGVLVYQQDPEDWTLTHTLFNPDGTGEASSFGIDFDFNDDWLVIGASYERITAIFGGAAYVYRRLPDGELELAQKLVAPDILTGPQFGNSVALEGDTLIIGGNISDRSFVEQGALYVHRLVDGQWVLEQELTHSDPAARDRFGVSLALDGDLLLVGAGSKPTPLTIGAAYLFRRGGDGHWREVGPVLPDEPAYQYGFWLALADGMAAIGARDTVVAGEFTGSVDIFDISCFLCAPDLDADGALTIFDFLLFFNLFQDGDSIADFDGDGELTIFDFLAFQTAFDAGCE; this is encoded by the coding sequence ATGAACGATCGCCACCTGCTGGTCGGGGATGCCACCGACTATACGCTTTGCGGCGATCCGTTCTGCCCAAACGGCTACGCCTACGCCTACGAGCGTGACGCCGACGGAGAGTGGGTGTTCACCCAGCGCATTGAGCCGAGCGACCTGGGCTGGAACTATGGCTTCGGCCGGGCCATCGCTTTGGATGGCGACCGGGCCATCATCACCCGCACGTTCGGCCCGGACTGTGGCGGCGTGCCCTACCTCTTTGAGTACGACGGCGAGCGATGGGTCGAAACGGGCCAGCTATGCCCGCCCCCGCTCAGCGGCGTCGACGGCTCCGGAGTAGAGCTTCGGGGGAACATGGCCGTTGTCCGGACCCTGAGCGGTGTGCTCGTGTACCAGCAGGATCCCGAGGATTGGACGCTCACCCACACACTCTTCAATCCCGACGGGACCGGAGAAGCATCTTCTTTCGGCATCGACTTCGACTTCAACGATGACTGGCTCGTCATTGGCGCGTCTTACGAGCGGATCACCGCGATCTTCGGCGGCGCGGCCTACGTCTACCGACGCCTGCCCGACGGCGAACTAGAACTGGCCCAGAAGCTTGTGGCGCCGGATATCCTCACGGGCCCGCAGTTCGGTAACTCGGTCGCCCTCGAAGGCGACACGCTCATCATCGGCGGCAACATCTCGGATAGGAGCTTTGTCGAACAGGGTGCCTTGTATGTGCATCGGTTGGTCGACGGCCAGTGGGTTCTCGAACAAGAGCTCACCCATTCCGATCCGGCGGCACGCGACCGCTTTGGCGTGAGCCTCGCCCTCGACGGTGATCTGCTACTGGTGGGCGCTGGCAGCAAGCCCACCCCGCTAACGATCGGCGCTGCATACCTGTTCCGTCGAGGTGGCGATGGCCATTGGCGAGAGGTCGGCCCGGTGCTGCCCGATGAGCCGGCGTACCAGTACGGCTTCTGGCTTGCGCTGGCCGACGGCATGGCGGCCATCGGTGCCCGCGACACGGTGGTCGCCGGTGAATTCACAGGCTCGGTCGACATCTTCGACATCTCCTGCTTCCTCTGCGCTCCCGACCTCGACGCCGACGGCGCGCTCACCATCTTCGACTTCCTGCTCTTCTTCAACCTCTTCCAGGATGGCGACTCCATCGCAGACTTCGACGGCGATGGCGAGCTGACCATCTTCGACTTCCTGGCGTTCCAGACGGCGTTCGATGCGGGGTGCGAGTGA